In a genomic window of Gambusia affinis linkage group LG04, SWU_Gaff_1.0, whole genome shotgun sequence:
- the slc44a2 gene encoding choline transporter-like protein 2 isoform X3: protein MEPEEKNADSKYGESRKFDPNFKGPIQNRGCTDILCCLLFILFLFGYFAVGILAWSQGDPRKVIYPTDSKGQFCGQAGTALEKKPFLFYFNILKCASPLVLLEFQCPTPQICVEKCPDRHLNLVKAKLGSNEDREYYSRYCKEGTDFTALSPPEILKDALCPAMLLPSKAFTRRCLPALGKLSGGVVVVGNETSFFDDDNNRVNATDLLEASKKSNVVLEARQVAMRIFEDYTQSWHWILLGLVIAMIISLIFIVLLRFLAAVMVWVIIFLVIIVIGYGIFHCYMEYAALKGEPGADVTIRDLGLQTDFSVYLQIQQTWLAFMIILAIVEFIIILLLIFLRKRILIAIALIKEASRAVGYIMSAMFYPLLTFGLLALVIAYWAVTAVFLSTSNEQIYKVYNKSDCPFSMDTCDPKTFNTSNVSAQCPDAECLFTFYGGETLYHKYLILLQFYNVFLFFWCANFVTALGQVTLSGAFASYYWAFKKPDDIPAYPIFSSLGRALRYHTGSLAFGSLILSLVQVIRVLLEYLDHKLKGAQNKFAKFLLSCMKCCFWCLEKCIKFLNRNAYIMIAIYGRSFCASARDAFFLLMRNIIRVAVLDKVTDFLLFLGKLLIVGIVGIFSFFFFSGRIKAAEEAAPSLNYYWVPILTVVVGAYLIAHGFFSVYAMCVDTLFLCFLEDLERNDGSAERPYFMSQNLLDVMKKTNDTPKSVD, encoded by the exons ATGGAGCCGGAGGAGAAAAACGCAGACTCTAAATACG GGGAGTCCAGAAAGTTTGATCCCAATTTCAAAGGGCCGATCCAGAACAG gggtTGCACAGACATCCTCTGCTGTTTgctcttcatcctcttcctgtttggttACTTTGCTGTTGGTATCCTCG CCTGGTCTCAGGGTGACCCCAGGAAAGTGATTTATCCCACAGACAGCAAAGGGCAGTTCTGTGGGCAGGCCGGGACAGCACTGGA GAagaaaccttttctgttttacttcaaCATCCTGAAATGTGCCAGCCCCCTGGTGCTCCTGGAGTTCCAGTGTCCCACCCCTCAG ATATGTGTGGAAAAGTGTCCTGACAGGCACTTGAATTTGGTGAAGGCTAAGCTAGGCAGCAACGAAGACCGTGAATACTACTCGAGATACTGCAAGGAGGGAACTGACTTCACCGCACTG AGTCCTCCTGAGATCCTGAAGGATGCCCTGTGTCCTGCCATGCTGTTGCCCAGCAAAGCTT TCACACGGCGCTGCCTGCCTGCCCTGGGAAAGCTGAGTGGCGGGGTGGTGGTCGTCGGCAACGAAACCTCATTTTTCGATGACGATAACAACAGAGTCAACGCCACAGACCTGCTGGAGGCATCAAA GAAGTCAAATGTTGTTTTGGAAGCTCGTCAGGTGGCCATGAGAATCTTTGAAGACTACACTCAGTCCTGGCACTGGATACTACT CGGTCTGGTGATCGCCATGATTATCAGCTTGATTTTCATCGTCCTGCTGCGATTCTTGGCCGCCGTCATGGTCTGGGTCATAATTTTCTTGGTCATTATTGTCATTGGATACG GGATCTTCCACTGCTACATGGAGTACGCCGCCCTGAAGGGAGAACCGGGCGCAGACGTCACCATCCGTGACCTGGGCCTGCAGACAGACTTCTCTGTCTACCTGCAGATCCAACAGACATGGCTGGCCTTCA TGATCATCCTGGCGATTGTCGAGTTCATCATCATCCTGCTGCTCATCTTCCTCAGGAAAAGAATCCTGATCGCCATCGCTCTCATCAAAGAGGCCAGCAG AGCTGTGGGCTATATTATGTCGGCGATGTTCTACCCGCTGCTGACCTTCGGCCTCCTGGCTCTGGTGATCGCCTACTGGGCCGTCACTGCAGT ATTTCTGTCTACGTCGAATGAGCAGATCTACAAAGTGTACAACAAATCCGACTGCCCGTTCTCGATGGACACCTGCGATCCCAAG ACATTTAACACCTCCAATGTTTCAGCCCAGTGCCCAGACGCAGAATGCCTGTTTACGTTTTACGGTGGAGAGACGCTGTACCACAAATATCTCATCCTGCTTCAGTTCTACAacgtcttcctcttcttctggtGTGCGAACTTTGTGACGGCGCTGGGCCAGGTGACGCTGTCGGGAGCTTTCGCTTCCTATTACTGGGCCTTCAAGAAGCCAGATGACATCCCTGCTTATCCCATCTTCTCCTCTCTGGGACGGGCTCTTAG ATACCACACAGGCTCCCTGGCTTTTGGCTCCCTGATCCTGTCTTTGGTCCAGGTCATCAGGGTCCTCCTGGAGTATCTGGATCACAAGTTGAAAG GTGCTCAGAATAAGTTTGCTAAATTTCTGCTGAGCTGCATGAAGTGCTGCTTCTGGTGTCTGGAGAAATGTATCAAATTCCTGAACCGGAACGCCTACATCATG ATTGCAATCTACGGAAGAAGTTTCTGCGCTTCAGCTCGAGATGCCTTCTTCCTTCTCATGAGAAACATTatcag GGTGGCGGTTTTAGATAAAGTGACTGACTTCCTGCTGTTTCTTGGGAAGCTCCTTATTGTTGGCATTGTGG ggattttctctttcttcttcttctctggaaGAATAAAAGCTGCAGAGGAGGCGGCTCCGTCTCTCAACTATTACTGGGTGCCAATACTG ACAGTAGTAGTGGGAGCCTATCTGATTGCCCATGGCTTCTTCAGCGTGTACGCCATGTGTGTGGACACACTCTTCCTGTGTTTCT TGGAAGACCTGGAACGCAATGATGGATCAGCCGAGAGGCCCTACTTTATGTCACAAAATCTCCTTGATGTCATGAAAAAGACCAATGACACACCCAAATCTGTTGACTAA
- the slc44a2 gene encoding choline transporter-like protein 2 isoform X1, whose amino-acid sequence MEPEEKNADSKYGESRKFDPNFKGPIQNRGCTDILCCLLFILFLFGYFAVGILAWSQGDPRKVIYPTDSKGQFCGQAGTALEKKPFLFYFNILKCASPLVLLEFQCPTPQICVEKCPDRHLNLVKAKLGSNEDREYYSRYCKEGTDFTALSPPEILKDALCPAMLLPSKAFTRRCLPALGKLSGGVVVVGNETSFFDDDNNRVNATDLLEASKKSNVVLEARQVAMRIFEDYTQSWHWILLGLVIAMIISLIFIVLLRFLAAVMVWVIIFLVIIVIGYGIFHCYMEYAALKGEPGADVTIRDLGLQTDFSVYLQIQQTWLAFMIILAIVEFIIILLLIFLRKRILIAIALIKEASRAVGYIMSAMFYPLLTFGLLALVIAYWAVTAVFLSTSNEQIYKVYNKSDCPFSMDTCDPKTFNTSNVSAQCPDAECLFTFYGGETLYHKYLILLQFYNVFLFFWCANFVTALGQVTLSGAFASYYWAFKKPDDIPAYPIFSSLGRALRYHTGSLAFGSLILSLVQVIRVLLEYLDHKLKGAQNKFAKFLLSCMKCCFWCLEKCIKFLNRNAYIMIAIYGRSFCASARDAFFLLMRNIIRVAVLDKVTDFLLFLGKLLIVGIVGIFSFFFFSGRIKAAEEAAPSLNYYWVPILTVVVGAYLIAHGFFSVYAMCVDTLFLCFCEDLERNDGSSERPYFMNPELHEILTKSRKVEDECDGVEAADAAKQVDEVKVEEETPLQQQDGEVQLKRQTVLKEENEEKQPLESSTEDEKKEKAEEEQDSQAEDTEKKEEPAVKEAAAKQEVKAEVKAEEQSAAAGEAEEVKKVEEKEQHKDDDPPPAPQE is encoded by the exons ATGGAGCCGGAGGAGAAAAACGCAGACTCTAAATACG GGGAGTCCAGAAAGTTTGATCCCAATTTCAAAGGGCCGATCCAGAACAG gggtTGCACAGACATCCTCTGCTGTTTgctcttcatcctcttcctgtttggttACTTTGCTGTTGGTATCCTCG CCTGGTCTCAGGGTGACCCCAGGAAAGTGATTTATCCCACAGACAGCAAAGGGCAGTTCTGTGGGCAGGCCGGGACAGCACTGGA GAagaaaccttttctgttttacttcaaCATCCTGAAATGTGCCAGCCCCCTGGTGCTCCTGGAGTTCCAGTGTCCCACCCCTCAG ATATGTGTGGAAAAGTGTCCTGACAGGCACTTGAATTTGGTGAAGGCTAAGCTAGGCAGCAACGAAGACCGTGAATACTACTCGAGATACTGCAAGGAGGGAACTGACTTCACCGCACTG AGTCCTCCTGAGATCCTGAAGGATGCCCTGTGTCCTGCCATGCTGTTGCCCAGCAAAGCTT TCACACGGCGCTGCCTGCCTGCCCTGGGAAAGCTGAGTGGCGGGGTGGTGGTCGTCGGCAACGAAACCTCATTTTTCGATGACGATAACAACAGAGTCAACGCCACAGACCTGCTGGAGGCATCAAA GAAGTCAAATGTTGTTTTGGAAGCTCGTCAGGTGGCCATGAGAATCTTTGAAGACTACACTCAGTCCTGGCACTGGATACTACT CGGTCTGGTGATCGCCATGATTATCAGCTTGATTTTCATCGTCCTGCTGCGATTCTTGGCCGCCGTCATGGTCTGGGTCATAATTTTCTTGGTCATTATTGTCATTGGATACG GGATCTTCCACTGCTACATGGAGTACGCCGCCCTGAAGGGAGAACCGGGCGCAGACGTCACCATCCGTGACCTGGGCCTGCAGACAGACTTCTCTGTCTACCTGCAGATCCAACAGACATGGCTGGCCTTCA TGATCATCCTGGCGATTGTCGAGTTCATCATCATCCTGCTGCTCATCTTCCTCAGGAAAAGAATCCTGATCGCCATCGCTCTCATCAAAGAGGCCAGCAG AGCTGTGGGCTATATTATGTCGGCGATGTTCTACCCGCTGCTGACCTTCGGCCTCCTGGCTCTGGTGATCGCCTACTGGGCCGTCACTGCAGT ATTTCTGTCTACGTCGAATGAGCAGATCTACAAAGTGTACAACAAATCCGACTGCCCGTTCTCGATGGACACCTGCGATCCCAAG ACATTTAACACCTCCAATGTTTCAGCCCAGTGCCCAGACGCAGAATGCCTGTTTACGTTTTACGGTGGAGAGACGCTGTACCACAAATATCTCATCCTGCTTCAGTTCTACAacgtcttcctcttcttctggtGTGCGAACTTTGTGACGGCGCTGGGCCAGGTGACGCTGTCGGGAGCTTTCGCTTCCTATTACTGGGCCTTCAAGAAGCCAGATGACATCCCTGCTTATCCCATCTTCTCCTCTCTGGGACGGGCTCTTAG ATACCACACAGGCTCCCTGGCTTTTGGCTCCCTGATCCTGTCTTTGGTCCAGGTCATCAGGGTCCTCCTGGAGTATCTGGATCACAAGTTGAAAG GTGCTCAGAATAAGTTTGCTAAATTTCTGCTGAGCTGCATGAAGTGCTGCTTCTGGTGTCTGGAGAAATGTATCAAATTCCTGAACCGGAACGCCTACATCATG ATTGCAATCTACGGAAGAAGTTTCTGCGCTTCAGCTCGAGATGCCTTCTTCCTTCTCATGAGAAACATTatcag GGTGGCGGTTTTAGATAAAGTGACTGACTTCCTGCTGTTTCTTGGGAAGCTCCTTATTGTTGGCATTGTGG ggattttctctttcttcttcttctctggaaGAATAAAAGCTGCAGAGGAGGCGGCTCCGTCTCTCAACTATTACTGGGTGCCAATACTG ACAGTAGTAGTGGGAGCCTATCTGATTGCCCATGGCTTCTTCAGCGTGTACGCCATGTGTGTGGACACACTCTTCCTGTGTTTCT GCGAAGACTTGGAAAGGAACGACGGTTCGTCCGAGAGACCTTACTTCATGAACCCGGAGCTGCACGAGATCCTCACCAAGTCCAGGAAGGTGGAGGACGAGTGTGACGGCGTCGAGGCGGCGGACGCTGCCAAACAAGTGGACGAGGTAAAAGTGGAGGAGGAAACGCCCCTCCAGCAGCAGGACGGGGAGGTCCAGCTGAAACGGCAGACTGTGCTGAAGGAGGAAAACGAGGAAAAGCAGCCTCTGGAGTCCAGTACTGAGGACGAGAAGAAAGAGAAGGCGGAGGAGGAACAAGACAGTCAGGCAGAGGACactgagaaaaaagaagagccAGCTGTGAAGGAAGCTGCagcaaagcaggaagtgaaagcAGAGGTAAAGGCAGAGGAGCAGTCAGCTGCAGCTGGCGAAGCTGAGGAAGTGaagaaagtggaagaaaaagagcaacacaaagatGATGATCCTCCACCTGCACCACAGGAGTAG
- the slc44a2 gene encoding choline transporter-like protein 2 isoform X2 — MTMYEKTGESRKFDPNFKGPIQNRGCTDILCCLLFILFLFGYFAVGILAWSQGDPRKVIYPTDSKGQFCGQAGTALEKKPFLFYFNILKCASPLVLLEFQCPTPQICVEKCPDRHLNLVKAKLGSNEDREYYSRYCKEGTDFTALSPPEILKDALCPAMLLPSKAFTRRCLPALGKLSGGVVVVGNETSFFDDDNNRVNATDLLEASKKSNVVLEARQVAMRIFEDYTQSWHWILLGLVIAMIISLIFIVLLRFLAAVMVWVIIFLVIIVIGYGIFHCYMEYAALKGEPGADVTIRDLGLQTDFSVYLQIQQTWLAFMIILAIVEFIIILLLIFLRKRILIAIALIKEASRAVGYIMSAMFYPLLTFGLLALVIAYWAVTAVFLSTSNEQIYKVYNKSDCPFSMDTCDPKTFNTSNVSAQCPDAECLFTFYGGETLYHKYLILLQFYNVFLFFWCANFVTALGQVTLSGAFASYYWAFKKPDDIPAYPIFSSLGRALRYHTGSLAFGSLILSLVQVIRVLLEYLDHKLKGAQNKFAKFLLSCMKCCFWCLEKCIKFLNRNAYIMIAIYGRSFCASARDAFFLLMRNIIRVAVLDKVTDFLLFLGKLLIVGIVGIFSFFFFSGRIKAAEEAAPSLNYYWVPILTVVVGAYLIAHGFFSVYAMCVDTLFLCFCEDLERNDGSSERPYFMNPELHEILTKSRKVEDECDGVEAADAAKQVDEVKVEEETPLQQQDGEVQLKRQTVLKEENEEKQPLESSTEDEKKEKAEEEQDSQAEDTEKKEEPAVKEAAAKQEVKAEVKAEEQSAAAGEAEEVKKVEEKEQHKDDDPPPAPQE, encoded by the exons ATGACCATGTATGAAAAAACAG GGGAGTCCAGAAAGTTTGATCCCAATTTCAAAGGGCCGATCCAGAACAG gggtTGCACAGACATCCTCTGCTGTTTgctcttcatcctcttcctgtttggttACTTTGCTGTTGGTATCCTCG CCTGGTCTCAGGGTGACCCCAGGAAAGTGATTTATCCCACAGACAGCAAAGGGCAGTTCTGTGGGCAGGCCGGGACAGCACTGGA GAagaaaccttttctgttttacttcaaCATCCTGAAATGTGCCAGCCCCCTGGTGCTCCTGGAGTTCCAGTGTCCCACCCCTCAG ATATGTGTGGAAAAGTGTCCTGACAGGCACTTGAATTTGGTGAAGGCTAAGCTAGGCAGCAACGAAGACCGTGAATACTACTCGAGATACTGCAAGGAGGGAACTGACTTCACCGCACTG AGTCCTCCTGAGATCCTGAAGGATGCCCTGTGTCCTGCCATGCTGTTGCCCAGCAAAGCTT TCACACGGCGCTGCCTGCCTGCCCTGGGAAAGCTGAGTGGCGGGGTGGTGGTCGTCGGCAACGAAACCTCATTTTTCGATGACGATAACAACAGAGTCAACGCCACAGACCTGCTGGAGGCATCAAA GAAGTCAAATGTTGTTTTGGAAGCTCGTCAGGTGGCCATGAGAATCTTTGAAGACTACACTCAGTCCTGGCACTGGATACTACT CGGTCTGGTGATCGCCATGATTATCAGCTTGATTTTCATCGTCCTGCTGCGATTCTTGGCCGCCGTCATGGTCTGGGTCATAATTTTCTTGGTCATTATTGTCATTGGATACG GGATCTTCCACTGCTACATGGAGTACGCCGCCCTGAAGGGAGAACCGGGCGCAGACGTCACCATCCGTGACCTGGGCCTGCAGACAGACTTCTCTGTCTACCTGCAGATCCAACAGACATGGCTGGCCTTCA TGATCATCCTGGCGATTGTCGAGTTCATCATCATCCTGCTGCTCATCTTCCTCAGGAAAAGAATCCTGATCGCCATCGCTCTCATCAAAGAGGCCAGCAG AGCTGTGGGCTATATTATGTCGGCGATGTTCTACCCGCTGCTGACCTTCGGCCTCCTGGCTCTGGTGATCGCCTACTGGGCCGTCACTGCAGT ATTTCTGTCTACGTCGAATGAGCAGATCTACAAAGTGTACAACAAATCCGACTGCCCGTTCTCGATGGACACCTGCGATCCCAAG ACATTTAACACCTCCAATGTTTCAGCCCAGTGCCCAGACGCAGAATGCCTGTTTACGTTTTACGGTGGAGAGACGCTGTACCACAAATATCTCATCCTGCTTCAGTTCTACAacgtcttcctcttcttctggtGTGCGAACTTTGTGACGGCGCTGGGCCAGGTGACGCTGTCGGGAGCTTTCGCTTCCTATTACTGGGCCTTCAAGAAGCCAGATGACATCCCTGCTTATCCCATCTTCTCCTCTCTGGGACGGGCTCTTAG ATACCACACAGGCTCCCTGGCTTTTGGCTCCCTGATCCTGTCTTTGGTCCAGGTCATCAGGGTCCTCCTGGAGTATCTGGATCACAAGTTGAAAG GTGCTCAGAATAAGTTTGCTAAATTTCTGCTGAGCTGCATGAAGTGCTGCTTCTGGTGTCTGGAGAAATGTATCAAATTCCTGAACCGGAACGCCTACATCATG ATTGCAATCTACGGAAGAAGTTTCTGCGCTTCAGCTCGAGATGCCTTCTTCCTTCTCATGAGAAACATTatcag GGTGGCGGTTTTAGATAAAGTGACTGACTTCCTGCTGTTTCTTGGGAAGCTCCTTATTGTTGGCATTGTGG ggattttctctttcttcttcttctctggaaGAATAAAAGCTGCAGAGGAGGCGGCTCCGTCTCTCAACTATTACTGGGTGCCAATACTG ACAGTAGTAGTGGGAGCCTATCTGATTGCCCATGGCTTCTTCAGCGTGTACGCCATGTGTGTGGACACACTCTTCCTGTGTTTCT GCGAAGACTTGGAAAGGAACGACGGTTCGTCCGAGAGACCTTACTTCATGAACCCGGAGCTGCACGAGATCCTCACCAAGTCCAGGAAGGTGGAGGACGAGTGTGACGGCGTCGAGGCGGCGGACGCTGCCAAACAAGTGGACGAGGTAAAAGTGGAGGAGGAAACGCCCCTCCAGCAGCAGGACGGGGAGGTCCAGCTGAAACGGCAGACTGTGCTGAAGGAGGAAAACGAGGAAAAGCAGCCTCTGGAGTCCAGTACTGAGGACGAGAAGAAAGAGAAGGCGGAGGAGGAACAAGACAGTCAGGCAGAGGACactgagaaaaaagaagagccAGCTGTGAAGGAAGCTGCagcaaagcaggaagtgaaagcAGAGGTAAAGGCAGAGGAGCAGTCAGCTGCAGCTGGCGAAGCTGAGGAAGTGaagaaagtggaagaaaaagagcaacacaaagatGATGATCCTCCACCTGCACCACAGGAGTAG
- the slc44a2 gene encoding choline transporter-like protein 2 isoform X4, whose amino-acid sequence MTMYEKTGESRKFDPNFKGPIQNRGCTDILCCLLFILFLFGYFAVGILAWSQGDPRKVIYPTDSKGQFCGQAGTALEKKPFLFYFNILKCASPLVLLEFQCPTPQICVEKCPDRHLNLVKAKLGSNEDREYYSRYCKEGTDFTALSPPEILKDALCPAMLLPSKAFTRRCLPALGKLSGGVVVVGNETSFFDDDNNRVNATDLLEASKKSNVVLEARQVAMRIFEDYTQSWHWILLGLVIAMIISLIFIVLLRFLAAVMVWVIIFLVIIVIGYGIFHCYMEYAALKGEPGADVTIRDLGLQTDFSVYLQIQQTWLAFMIILAIVEFIIILLLIFLRKRILIAIALIKEASRAVGYIMSAMFYPLLTFGLLALVIAYWAVTAVFLSTSNEQIYKVYNKSDCPFSMDTCDPKTFNTSNVSAQCPDAECLFTFYGGETLYHKYLILLQFYNVFLFFWCANFVTALGQVTLSGAFASYYWAFKKPDDIPAYPIFSSLGRALRYHTGSLAFGSLILSLVQVIRVLLEYLDHKLKGAQNKFAKFLLSCMKCCFWCLEKCIKFLNRNAYIMIAIYGRSFCASARDAFFLLMRNIIRVAVLDKVTDFLLFLGKLLIVGIVGIFSFFFFSGRIKAAEEAAPSLNYYWVPILTVVVGAYLIAHGFFSVYAMCVDTLFLCFLEDLERNDGSAERPYFMSQNLLDVMKKTNDTPKSVD is encoded by the exons ATGACCATGTATGAAAAAACAG GGGAGTCCAGAAAGTTTGATCCCAATTTCAAAGGGCCGATCCAGAACAG gggtTGCACAGACATCCTCTGCTGTTTgctcttcatcctcttcctgtttggttACTTTGCTGTTGGTATCCTCG CCTGGTCTCAGGGTGACCCCAGGAAAGTGATTTATCCCACAGACAGCAAAGGGCAGTTCTGTGGGCAGGCCGGGACAGCACTGGA GAagaaaccttttctgttttacttcaaCATCCTGAAATGTGCCAGCCCCCTGGTGCTCCTGGAGTTCCAGTGTCCCACCCCTCAG ATATGTGTGGAAAAGTGTCCTGACAGGCACTTGAATTTGGTGAAGGCTAAGCTAGGCAGCAACGAAGACCGTGAATACTACTCGAGATACTGCAAGGAGGGAACTGACTTCACCGCACTG AGTCCTCCTGAGATCCTGAAGGATGCCCTGTGTCCTGCCATGCTGTTGCCCAGCAAAGCTT TCACACGGCGCTGCCTGCCTGCCCTGGGAAAGCTGAGTGGCGGGGTGGTGGTCGTCGGCAACGAAACCTCATTTTTCGATGACGATAACAACAGAGTCAACGCCACAGACCTGCTGGAGGCATCAAA GAAGTCAAATGTTGTTTTGGAAGCTCGTCAGGTGGCCATGAGAATCTTTGAAGACTACACTCAGTCCTGGCACTGGATACTACT CGGTCTGGTGATCGCCATGATTATCAGCTTGATTTTCATCGTCCTGCTGCGATTCTTGGCCGCCGTCATGGTCTGGGTCATAATTTTCTTGGTCATTATTGTCATTGGATACG GGATCTTCCACTGCTACATGGAGTACGCCGCCCTGAAGGGAGAACCGGGCGCAGACGTCACCATCCGTGACCTGGGCCTGCAGACAGACTTCTCTGTCTACCTGCAGATCCAACAGACATGGCTGGCCTTCA TGATCATCCTGGCGATTGTCGAGTTCATCATCATCCTGCTGCTCATCTTCCTCAGGAAAAGAATCCTGATCGCCATCGCTCTCATCAAAGAGGCCAGCAG AGCTGTGGGCTATATTATGTCGGCGATGTTCTACCCGCTGCTGACCTTCGGCCTCCTGGCTCTGGTGATCGCCTACTGGGCCGTCACTGCAGT ATTTCTGTCTACGTCGAATGAGCAGATCTACAAAGTGTACAACAAATCCGACTGCCCGTTCTCGATGGACACCTGCGATCCCAAG ACATTTAACACCTCCAATGTTTCAGCCCAGTGCCCAGACGCAGAATGCCTGTTTACGTTTTACGGTGGAGAGACGCTGTACCACAAATATCTCATCCTGCTTCAGTTCTACAacgtcttcctcttcttctggtGTGCGAACTTTGTGACGGCGCTGGGCCAGGTGACGCTGTCGGGAGCTTTCGCTTCCTATTACTGGGCCTTCAAGAAGCCAGATGACATCCCTGCTTATCCCATCTTCTCCTCTCTGGGACGGGCTCTTAG ATACCACACAGGCTCCCTGGCTTTTGGCTCCCTGATCCTGTCTTTGGTCCAGGTCATCAGGGTCCTCCTGGAGTATCTGGATCACAAGTTGAAAG GTGCTCAGAATAAGTTTGCTAAATTTCTGCTGAGCTGCATGAAGTGCTGCTTCTGGTGTCTGGAGAAATGTATCAAATTCCTGAACCGGAACGCCTACATCATG ATTGCAATCTACGGAAGAAGTTTCTGCGCTTCAGCTCGAGATGCCTTCTTCCTTCTCATGAGAAACATTatcag GGTGGCGGTTTTAGATAAAGTGACTGACTTCCTGCTGTTTCTTGGGAAGCTCCTTATTGTTGGCATTGTGG ggattttctctttcttcttcttctctggaaGAATAAAAGCTGCAGAGGAGGCGGCTCCGTCTCTCAACTATTACTGGGTGCCAATACTG ACAGTAGTAGTGGGAGCCTATCTGATTGCCCATGGCTTCTTCAGCGTGTACGCCATGTGTGTGGACACACTCTTCCTGTGTTTCT TGGAAGACCTGGAACGCAATGATGGATCAGCCGAGAGGCCCTACTTTATGTCACAAAATCTCCTTGATGTCATGAAAAAGACCAATGACACACCCAAATCTGTTGACTAA